The sequence TTACATCTTTTGGTTTCACAATTGGTAAAATACTCACAAGGTTACCTTTGCTAATTTAATAGAAATATCATCTTCTACTGGTATTGTCTCATTATGACTTTTAAGAGATTCGATATAAAGTTTTATTGCATCCTTTATATTTTCAAGTGTTTCCTCATATGTCTCCCCTTGCGTGTGACATCCCTGTAAAATAGGGCAAAAAGCATGGTACCCACCTTCTTGCTCTCTTTCTATTATAACAGTATACATATATTCTTCCATTTTTCTCC comes from bacterium and encodes:
- a CDS encoding type II toxin-antitoxin system HicB family antitoxin: MEEYMYTVIIEREQEGGYHAFCPILQGCHTQGETYEETLENIKDAIKLYIESLKSHNETIPVEDDISIKLAKVTL